The window GCGCGGTGGCACGCGTCCGGGCGGTGGAGGCCTTCGTCAGCCGGCAGCTGTCCGATCCGCTCCTGCGTGGCCTGCACGTCGAGTGGAAGGACGGTGTCGCGGAGGGCTGGGCCTGGCTGACTGCCGGCGAGGGCGGGCTGCTGTTCGAAAGGGTACGGATCTGGCCGCAGCGGCTGCACTGCGGGATAGCGCCCGGACGATTCGCTGAGGACCTGGCGGCGGCGGCCGTCGGGGAGCGGTTGACCACCCTGGAGCTCGGTGAGCCGCAGTTGCGTAAGCGTCACGAGCTAGCTGGCGAGTTGCGTGCCTTGCTGTCCCGCCGTGCCGAGATGAGTGGTGAGTTCGCGTTCGACCATGTGTCGTTCGACTGATCGCGTGCCTCCCGGTCATCCGACCAGGAGGGCGGTGGCGCCGGCGGATGTCCGCCCTGCCGCTGGACGAAATCGTCCGGCGGCGCCGCCGGCGCCGATAACCTAGCTGCCCGAGTGACGCGTGGGCACCTCTGCCGGGAATGTACCCGACGGGTGGTCAGCCCTTGTGGTAGGCGGCGATCACGTTTGCCGGGATGCGGCCGCGTTCGGAGACCGGGTAGCCGTTCTTGGCCGCCCATTCGCGGATGGCGCGGTTCTGCTCGCGGTCGGAGCGGGCCGGCGCGGCCGAGTAGCTCCCGCGGCCGCCGCGACCGCCGGCGCTGCTGCGGCTCACCCGGGTGCCGGCGGCGATGTACGTGTCCAGGGCTTTGCGCAGCTTGCCGGCGTTCTTCTCGGACAGATCTATGGTGTAACTGACACCGTCCAGCGAGAACTCGACCGTCCGGTCGGCCTCGCTGCCGTCGAGGTCGTCGGTCAGCAGAGTAATGACTTTCTTGGCCACAGATGCTCACTCCTCGGGATACGGCCGTGTTCGGAATTGAGTCTGACGCATTGGCCATCGATTCCGCAACACTTCGGCCATTGTCGGTGGTCCGGCGGCCGGCGTTCGCCGGGTCCGGATCTCGTTCCGGACACCATTTGGCGCTGGCCAGGGGGGTGGCCGGTCGAGGAAAACCAGCATCCGGGCGCGGCGGTCAATGCCTGTCCCGGCGGGGTCACTGATCATCCGGTCTGTGGCACTGGGCGCCCACCGCCACGTGGGATGGCCCACAATCCATTACCGAACCGACGGCGGCTCTCTAGGATAGAGGAGCAGTGACGATCGCCTGGTTCAGGCGACGACCGCAGGAGCGGTGAGTGTCCGGTTCGGACGCTCGGTAGCTGCCGTTTGATGGACGTGGGTGCCGGCTGCGGTGATCACCGCAGCCGGCGCTCATGTACATTCCCTGCCGTCGAACTGCGCGGACAGCGGTCGGCCCCGCTGAGTGAACTCAGCGGGGCCGTGACGGTCGACTGACCCGGGCGGGTCAGCGGAGCCAGGCGTTGCGCCGTACCAGCGGCAGGTTTCGCCACCAGCCGGCCAGGCCGTACCGTAGGCCGGCGCCGGTCGCGGCCAGACCGAGCAGTACCAGGCCGTAGACCAGGTGGTCGTCCAGGAACGGGTTGGTGGCGATCGGCAGCGCCGCCAGCCACATCAGGGTCAGCAACAACGAGCCGGATACTGCGGCGACCCACATCCCGACGCCCAGGATCAACGCCACGCCGATGCCGAGCAGGCCGACCATGAACAACCAGTCGGCCCAGGCCTGACCGGCCATGCCGCTGAAAAATCCGCTGAACGGGCCCTCCACGTTGCTGAGGTACCCGGTGGTCGGGGATCCGCCGTTGATCCAGGCGCGCTCACTGGGGGTCGACTTGCCGAGGCCGGCGAGTTTGTCGAGGAAAGCCCAGAGAAAGACGAATCCGAGGGCCAGTCTGGTCACTGCCCAGACCACCTCGCCGAACCGGGCTGCGGCGGGCGTGGCGGCGGATCCCCTGTCGGTCGTGGCTGGTGCCGGGTGCGTGGTGCGTGCCATCTCGATCCCTCCCCTGTCGTTGATCGGTGTCGGTGTCCGGCGCTCTGTCCGACACGATAATTGTCAGGGTCTTCCCAGGCAGGGCGGCAGGGCCGGAAGTCCCGCCGGCCGGTGCCGGAGGTCGGTCGAGCCGGCGGCTATCCGACGGCGGCCGACCGGCGCGAGTGATCCCGGGCGTGTTCGAGTAGCTTCACCAGGACTTCCTTGCCGGACTTCCGTTGCCGGGCGTCGCAGAGCACCACCGGCACGTCCGGATCGAGGTTCAGCGCCAACTGGACCTCGCCGAGCGCGTACTGCCGGGCACCGTCGAAGCAGTTGACCGCGACGATGAACGGGGTGCCCCGTTGCTCGAAGTAGTCGATGGACGGAAAACAGTCGGCCAGCCGTCGGGTGTCGGCGAGAACCACCGCACCGAGCGCGCCCATCGCGAGTTCGTCCCAGACGAAGAGGAAGCGCTCCTGGCCGGGCGTGCCGAACAGGTAGAGAACCAGGTCTTCGCTGATGGTGATTCGGCCGAAGTCCATCGCCACCGTGGTGGTGGTCTTCTCCTCCACGCCGGAGACGTCGTCGACGGCGACCCCGACCTCGGTGAGCAGTTCTTCGGTGCGTAGTGGCCGGGTTTCGCTGACCGAGCCGACCAGGGTCGTCTTGCCCACCCCGAAACCGCCGGCGATGAGCACCTTCACCGCAGTCGGCGCGATCGGCCTGTTGCCGGCCGGATCAGAGCGCTCGTAGTCCATTGATAACCGCCTCGAATACGCTGTCGTCAGTCGGGTTCGACGCCGAACGGGGTTCCTGTACCTCGACCAGCGCGTGTTCGAGCAGGTCGCCGAGGAGGACCCGGACGGTGCCGAGGGGCAGATCCAGGTAGGCCGCGACTTCGGCCACCGACAGCGGCTCGCGGCAGCGGTCCAGGATCGCCAGGTGCTCGGGGCCGAGACCGGCTTCCCCCGGTGGGGTCCGTGGCCTGGCCAGCACCAACGAGATGAGGTCGAACCGGCCGCGGCGTGGCCGGGTGCGGCCGCCGGTCATGGCGTACGGCCGGACCACCGGCCCGGCGTGGTCGTCGATCCACCGGTCCTCACCGGATTCGTCGGACTGGCTCATCGTCGCCGGGTCACTTCTCTGTGTGGTTCTCGGCCGGGCGGGTGCGGGAGGCCAGGTACTTGCCGGCCCTGGTCACCAGCATCGCCATCTCGTAGGCGATCAGTCCCACGTCGGTCTCCTCGCTGGCCAGTACGGCGAGACAGGCACCGTGGCCGGCCGCCGTGACGAACAGGAACGAGGACTCCATCTCGATGATGGTCTGTCGGACCGGTCCACCGCGAAACCGTTTGCCGGCGCCGCGGGCGAGGCTCTGAATTCCGGCGGCCAGCGCCGCGAGGTGCTCGCCGTCGTCGCGTCCCAGGCCGGCCGAGGAGGCCATCAAAAGGCCGTCCACGGAAAGCACGATCGCATGCTCGGCCTGCTTGACCCGACCGACCAGATCGTCGAGCAACCAGGTGAGGTCCGCGATCGAGGCGGTCTGCTGCATCAGTGGTTCTCCTGTTCGTGCCAGCCCTAGCGCTGAGGCTCACGCCGATGGTGGGTTCCGGTCGTCGCTGACCGGTGCGGTGGCCGGTGACTGTCGTTGCGGCGCTGTCGCGGAATCCTCCGGCGGCGGCGCGTCAGGCAGTCGCGCCGCGTCCGACCGACCTTGTCTCGTCCCGCTCTGGTATGCGCTCATCATCCGCAGTACCTGCTCGGCCGGGCGGGCGGGCGGATCGGCCGGCCCGTCGTCCGGGTGCCTGTCCCGCTGGGACCTGTCGGGCGGGTTCGCGCCCGGTCCACCGGCGGACCCGGCGGCTGTGGAGCGTACCCGGACCGGTAGCCCGGACGGGGTGTACGTCGAGGTGTGCGGACCGGCTGTCGGGGCGGACCGGACCTGGTCAGACTCGGGCTCCACCGACCCGGCCGGACGATCCGCAGATGCCGCAGTCGGCAGTGCCGCACCTGTCGCCGTCGTCGGTGCGGTCGGCGGGTCGCCGTCCGGTGGCGGTACGGGCTCGGAGCGGGCGGTGGCGGCCACCTGGGCGACCGCCCGCACCGTGGAACGTCGCTCGGCGGCCCGACCCGGGCCGGTTGCGGCGGTCAGGGGCAGCGTCTCGGCGGCGTCGGACGCGGCGAGAGCAGCAGGCACCGCCGCTGGGAGCCGGCCGCTGGAGCGCAGATCCGGGTCGGTGGCTTCGTCGCCCGGCACCACCAGTTCCCGTGGGATCAGCACGACAGCGGTGGACCCGCCGTACGGCGACTCCTTCAGATGCACCCGGATGCCGGTGCGTTCGGTCAGCCGGCTGACCACGTACAGGCCGAGCCGGACGGTGCTGGACAACCGGAACTCCGGATGCTCGGTGATCCGTTCGTTTGCGGCGGCCCGCTCGTCGTCGCTCATGCCCAGCCCGCGGTCCTCGATCTCCACCACGTAGCCGTTGGCGACGAACTGCCCCTTGACCTGGACGGTGGTGTGCGGCGGGGAGAACGACAACGCGTTCTCGATGAGTTCGGCGAGTAGGTGGATCACGTCGGCGACGGCCCGGCCGGCCAACGAGACCTGCCCGATCGGAGCGACAGTCACCCGGGTGTAGTCCTCGACCTCGGCGATGGCGCCACGGACGACGTCCACCATCGGCACGTCGCGGCGCCAGGTCCGGCCGGGTGTCGAGCCGGAGAGCACGATCAGGTTCTCCGCGTTGCGCCGCATCCGGGTGGCCAGGTGGTCGACCCGGAAGAGCTCCTCCAGCTTGTCCGCGTCCTCCTCCCGGCGTTCCATCGAGTCGAGCAGGGTGAGCTGCCGGTGGACCAGCGCCTGGGTCCGGCGGGCCAGGCTGAGGAACACGTCGCGTACGCTGCGCCGCAGCTCGGCCTGTTCCACGGCGGTGCGGACGGCGGTTTCCTGCACCCGGTTGAACGCGCGGCCGACCTGCCCGATCTCGTCGTTGCCGAACTCCAGCGGCGGTGCCTCGGCCGCCACGTCGACCTCCTCGCCCCGGCCGAGCCGGTCGACCACGCCCGGCAGCCGCTCCTCGGCCAGCCGGTGCGCCGCGTCCCGGAGCCGTTCGAGTTGGGCGACGATCGCCCGTGCGGTGGTGATCGACATGATGATCGACGCGACGACCGCGAGCATGCCGAGACCGGCCGCGAGCAGCAGCCGGAGCAGCACCAGCAGCGCCACCGGCACGGCCCGGTCGACGAGGTCGTCGCCACCAGCCAGCACGATCGTGTGCAGATCGGACATGGTCGCGTCGGCCGCGGGCCGCCACTGCGCCTCGGTCAAGGGTGCCGACGAGGAGGACGGCCCGCTCGCGACGATCCGTTGCTGCGCGTCCCGGAAACGTTCGTAGCTGTCGCTGTCGACCAGTTCCGCGTACCGGGCCCGGTCCGGTTCCGGCAGGTTCACCACGGTGGCGTCGACGAGGAATTCCTGTGCGCCGACCAACTGCACGAACCGGGTGTGCTCGGCTGCGGTGAACCGCTCGGCGACGATCACCCCGGCGATCAGCGCATCCTGCTGGGCGACCAGTTCCTGGCTCCGGTTGAGATCGGTCAGGGTCGCCGTGTCGTCGGCGATGTCGCGTTCGTCGAGGTTGCCCAGCGCACCGAACAGTTGGAAGAACGCGGCGATCGTGTTGGTGTAGGCCCCGTGTGCGCTGCCCCGGTCGACTTCCCGTGCCTCGACGGCGTCGCGGGTGACGCGCAGCTCGGTCAGCCACCGTACGGTGTCGGTGACCTGTTGTTCCAGGTCGGCGCCGGCCGCGAGGTCCGCCCACCAGTGCTGGGCGGATGCCTGGAATTCGTCCGCGAGCCGTTCGTTCGCCTCGCGGAGCTCGACCAGTTCGCTACGGCGTTCGTCAGTCGGCCCGGCCAGGTATTCCATCGCCAGCCGTCGCTCGGACTGCAGCCCGAGCAGCAACGGCTCGCTCGGCTGGTAGATCTGGCTGTCATAGGTCTGCACCCACAACAAATTCAGGCCGTCGCGCAGGGTCACCCATGCGGCGAATGCCCACAGCGCGCTGAGTGACAGCAGCAGCGCGACAATCTTGGTACGCAGGTGAAATCCGCGTGACACCATTACACCGTCCCCGGCCTGACCTGCGAATGTCTTGTCATCTGCCTGCTACTCCTGGCCGTACATACGCGGACTGTGCCGCGCCTGTTCATGAGCGCATGGGCACGGCGCACGCTAGCAGCGTCGCGGTCCGGTGCTCAAGCGTGCCTGTTGGCGCCGGTGACGCGTGCCCGGTGAGCGAGTTTCCCGGCGGCCACGATCTCCGCCGCGACCACTGTGACCGGTTGGTAGAGATCCTTGTCGTGCCAGAGGGCCGGCCCCTGGTCGGCGGTGGACGGTACGAGATGGGCGGCGCCCCGACGGGCGGCCCGCAGCATCCGGTCGCTGGGCGGGTCGGTGGTGGCGAGCAGGGTCCGTACCGCGTACGCGGTCTCCTCGGCGGTGCCGTGCCAGCGCCCCCAGGAGCCGTCTGGCCGTTGGGTGCGCAGCACCCAGTCCACCGCCCGCAGTACGGCGGCAGCCGGCCGGGCCCCGGTGCCGGCGGCGGACAACGCCAACGCGCAGGCGGCGGTCGCGTAGTACGGCGAGGCGTGCCAGCGGTCCTGCCAGGAGCCGTCGGGCTGCTGCTGGTCGCACAGCCATGCGCTGATCGACCGGCGGAGTGCGTCCAGGTCGGCGGCGCGGCGTCCACCACCGAGCGCCAGGAGGGTGTCGAGGGCGTGCGCGTTGGTGGTCACCGAGGCGCCGTCCTCACCCGGCCAGGTGGCGATGTGGTCGCCGGCCCGGAAGTCGAGCAGCACCGCCGGATCGGCCGGCTGCCCGAGCAGCGCCAGACAGTGCAGGACCACGGCGGTGGTGTCGGCGTCCGGCGGCAGGCCTGCCCCGGTCGCCGCTCCGGCCGGGGTGAGCGCCGCACGCAGGGACCCTGGCAGTTCGGGCGGCACCAGCACGGCGACGTCGGCGCGTAGCAGAGTGGTCAGGACCCAGGCTCGCTCGAACACGGCGACCGGCGTGGCACACGGCACCGGGCCGTGGTGTTCGTGTACCACCGTTTCCAGGTAGCGGCGCGCGGGCGCCGGGTCGACCTCGGTGCGGACCGGGTCGATGGTGGTGAGCCAGGCCGCGGTGGCGGCGGGCGAACCGCCGACCGTACCGGCCGGTCGACCTGTCCCGGACCCCACGAGCGGGTGGGCCGGCACGGGCGCCACCGCTGGACGGCCCAGCGGTGCCGCCTGGTGGGCGAAGGTCTCGTACGCGTGCAGCAGCTTCGTCGGCACCGGCCGGCCACCGGCGGACAGCCGGCGCACCGAGTCCAGCCGGCCGGTGCCGAGTTCACCCCGCAGCCGTAGTGGGGCGTCGGCGGCCGGGTCGCTCGCTGGCGGGCCGGGGCGGCGTAGCCGTTGGTTGATCCGGTCGACCAGCGCCGGCACGATCAGGTCGGCGGCGGGGGTGTCGGGCAGTGTCCCGCCGGTCGTCGCGGCGAGGATCCGGTGCGCGGCGGTCAGCCCCCGCGCCGTCGCGGCGGGCAGCGGCGTGGTGGCCGGCAGCGGCGTGGTGGCGGACCGGAGCGTCGGTACGGCCGTGACGCCGAGCAGCGCCTCGACGGCGCTCAACGTCGGGACCAGCGCGTAGCCGCCCGGACCGCCCCAGCTGCCGTCCGGCTGCTGGCTGGCCAGCAGATGACGCACCCGGGCCCGGTGCCCGGTCAGCCAGGGGGCGAAACTGACCAGTCGGGCGGTCTCGTAGACGGAGACGTCGGTGCGGCCCCAGGGCTGACCGGGCAGCCGGTCCACGATCTCCTGCGCCGCCCGGTCCCAGCTGTCCGTGACGTGGCCGGCGTACCGTCGGGCACGGGCCGGGACCGGGCCGGTCGTGGCGGGTCCGCCACCGGGCGCGGCCCGGCTTCCGGTGACCGTCACAGCTCGCCCCAGAAGTCGGTGACCCGGTAGAAGCCGCTGGTGTACCCCAGCTGCCGGGACAGGTAGGCGGCCTGGTTGGGGCAGCGGATCTCCAACGGCCGCAGCAGGTCGCGGCACCGGTCGACCAGATGTCCGATCTGGTCCTCCACCACACCCCGGTCGGCGGTCAGCAGCAGCGCGTTGAGATCACCCCAGGCGGTGTCCCGCTTGATCGAGGCGAGGTCGTTGACCAGCCGG is drawn from Micromonospora sp. Llam0 and contains these coding sequences:
- a CDS encoding Lsr2 family protein, with amino-acid sequence MAKKVITLLTDDLDGSEADRTVEFSLDGVSYTIDLSEKNAGKLRKALDTYIAAGTRVSRSSAGGRGGRGSYSAAPARSDREQNRAIREWAAKNGYPVSERGRIPANVIAAYHKG
- a CDS encoding DoxX family membrane protein, giving the protein MARTTHPAPATTDRGSAATPAAARFGEVVWAVTRLALGFVFLWAFLDKLAGLGKSTPSERAWINGGSPTTGYLSNVEGPFSGFFSGMAGQAWADWLFMVGLLGIGVALILGVGMWVAAVSGSLLLTLMWLAALPIATNPFLDDHLVYGLVLLGLAATGAGLRYGLAGWWRNLPLVRRNAWLR
- a CDS encoding ATP/GTP-binding protein, which encodes MDYERSDPAGNRPIAPTAVKVLIAGGFGVGKTTLVGSVSETRPLRTEELLTEVGVAVDDVSGVEEKTTTTVAMDFGRITISEDLVLYLFGTPGQERFLFVWDELAMGALGAVVLADTRRLADCFPSIDYFEQRGTPFIVAVNCFDGARQYALGEVQLALNLDPDVPVVLCDARQRKSGKEVLVKLLEHARDHSRRSAAVG
- a CDS encoding DUF742 domain-containing protein, yielding MSQSDESGEDRWIDDHAGPVVRPYAMTGGRTRPRRGRFDLISLVLARPRTPPGEAGLGPEHLAILDRCREPLSVAEVAAYLDLPLGTVRVLLGDLLEHALVEVQEPRSASNPTDDSVFEAVINGLRAL
- a CDS encoding roadblock/LC7 domain-containing protein produces the protein MQQTASIADLTWLLDDLVGRVKQAEHAIVLSVDGLLMASSAGLGRDDGEHLAALAAGIQSLARGAGKRFRGGPVRQTIIEMESSFLFVTAAGHGACLAVLASEETDVGLIAYEMAMLVTRAGKYLASRTRPAENHTEK
- a CDS encoding nitrate- and nitrite sensing domain-containing protein, with translation MVSRGFHLRTKIVALLLSLSALWAFAAWVTLRDGLNLLWVQTYDSQIYQPSEPLLLGLQSERRLAMEYLAGPTDERRSELVELREANERLADEFQASAQHWWADLAAGADLEQQVTDTVRWLTELRVTRDAVEAREVDRGSAHGAYTNTIAAFFQLFGALGNLDERDIADDTATLTDLNRSQELVAQQDALIAGVIVAERFTAAEHTRFVQLVGAQEFLVDATVVNLPEPDRARYAELVDSDSYERFRDAQQRIVASGPSSSSAPLTEAQWRPAADATMSDLHTIVLAGGDDLVDRAVPVALLVLLRLLLAAGLGMLAVVASIIMSITTARAIVAQLERLRDAAHRLAEERLPGVVDRLGRGEEVDVAAEAPPLEFGNDEIGQVGRAFNRVQETAVRTAVEQAELRRSVRDVFLSLARRTQALVHRQLTLLDSMERREEDADKLEELFRVDHLATRMRRNAENLIVLSGSTPGRTWRRDVPMVDVVRGAIAEVEDYTRVTVAPIGQVSLAGRAVADVIHLLAELIENALSFSPPHTTVQVKGQFVANGYVVEIEDRGLGMSDDERAAANERITEHPEFRLSSTVRLGLYVVSRLTERTGIRVHLKESPYGGSTAVVLIPRELVVPGDEATDPDLRSSGRLPAAVPAALAASDAAETLPLTAATGPGRAAERRSTVRAVAQVAATARSEPVPPPDGDPPTAPTTATGAALPTAASADRPAGSVEPESDQVRSAPTAGPHTSTYTPSGLPVRVRSTAAGSAGGPGANPPDRSQRDRHPDDGPADPPARPAEQVLRMMSAYQSGTRQGRSDAARLPDAPPPEDSATAPQRQSPATAPVSDDRNPPSA
- a CDS encoding prenyltransferase/squalene oxidase repeat-containing protein; amino-acid sequence: MTVTGSRAAPGGGPATTGPVPARARRYAGHVTDSWDRAAQEIVDRLPGQPWGRTDVSVYETARLVSFAPWLTGHRARVRHLLASQQPDGSWGGPGGYALVPTLSAVEALLGVTAVPTLRSATTPLPATTPLPAATARGLTAAHRILAATTGGTLPDTPAADLIVPALVDRINQRLRRPGPPASDPAADAPLRLRGELGTGRLDSVRRLSAGGRPVPTKLLHAYETFAHQAAPLGRPAVAPVPAHPLVGSGTGRPAGTVGGSPAATAAWLTTIDPVRTEVDPAPARRYLETVVHEHHGPVPCATPVAVFERAWVLTTLLRADVAVLVPPELPGSLRAALTPAGAATGAGLPPDADTTAVVLHCLALLGQPADPAVLLDFRAGDHIATWPGEDGASVTTNAHALDTLLALGGGRRAADLDALRRSISAWLCDQQQPDGSWQDRWHASPYYATAACALALSAAGTGARPAAAVLRAVDWVLRTQRPDGSWGRWHGTAEETAYAVRTLLATTDPPSDRMLRAARRGAAHLVPSTADQGPALWHDKDLYQPVTVVAAEIVAAGKLAHRARVTGANRHA